Part of the Candidatus Binataceae bacterium genome, TGGTGCTCGACCTGGTACTGTTCCTGGACCTGGCCCATCGCGCAGGTATGCACGGAATCCAGGAGTGGCTCTCGTTCTTCTTCAAGGCACCGATGGTCGCAGCGGGACTATACCCGGAACACGACATTTTTATTCAGCTCATGAAACTCAAGAACACCCTTCGCTGGATGCGCGGTGAGGACCTGATAACTCACCTGGGGCTGGAATATTACGACTAGCGGCCGACCTGCCTTTTTCTGGAGCTCTGGTGCCCGGATTTATTTTGATAGCAATCGGCGGCGCGATCGGCAGCGTGGGACGCTACTACGCCTCGCGGTTTATCATGCTACTCAGCGGCGGCGTATTTCCATTCGGCACCATGTTCGTCAACATCAGCGGCGCGATCGCGATCGGATTCCTGGCAGCTCTGTCGGCGCCGGAGAGTCGCTTCTTTGTAAGCCCGCAAGCGCGACTGTTCTTCATGACCGG contains:
- a CDS encoding inositol-3-phosphate synthase, with amino-acid sequence VLDLVLFLDLAHRAGMHGIQEWLSFFFKAPMVAAGLYPEHDIFIQLMKLKNTLRWMRGEDLITHLGLEYYD
- the crcB gene encoding fluoride efflux transporter CrcB, translated to MPGFILIAIGGAIGSVGRYYASRFIMLLSGGVFPFGTMFVNISGAIAIGFLAALSAPESRFFVSPQARLFFMTGICGGYTTFSTFSLETMALIGDGQWVAASLNAVGSVLLCLAAVWLGSVAAQLMGRSV